In Anopheles bellator chromosome 2, idAnoBellAS_SP24_06.2, whole genome shotgun sequence, the genomic stretch TGGCGATGGATAAATGGTACTATTTACAATACTGGCACCAATCGAGACCGTCACTGAGATGTGCCATgtgtgcataaatttaaatatgtaCAAGGTAAAatattgtgtttttgtttttgccgtATATTGTGGCGTTGTGTAAATGGTAAAACGAAAATTGATCCAAAACTAAAAAGAACACTATTTAATAGTTACCGCTCCTGATACTACCCTACAAAACGGGAACCAAATATGGTGTTACTAAAAATTACAGTAAAGTTTATAAACAAAAACTGGACACATTATACACGATTAATTACCGGACAAAACGAGTAAGtggtaaataaaaaacaacaatcgatTTCTTTACGATTCGCAGAATGGGTTGCGCTGTGATGACTCGCACTCCTCGCCCTGGACATAACAAACAGTGATCTGGGGGagatttttgttaaattttgtCCATCAACTCTTTGTCCAGCAACACATTTCTGGATTTTCTTACGCACTAACGAAGAAGCTAATGTACACCTTTTTTCTAACGAGGAAAGCGACAGGCGTGGACAATTGACGCCCATCACAGTCCCTCACTACCGGacacttttgttttcttagAGCTTCGGATTGTCGAACATCGGCCCTCGAGTTACGACAATGTCATCGAACGCTTGTTTTTGGGCAATCTCGAGAGCCTTGAACTTtttcagcaccagcagcgagtAGAACTTTTGTGCGGCCTGCAAAGTCGAATAATGCAAACCAGAAGGGGCATTTAGTTATGTTACTTGTGTATCCTTTCATTGTTCAAGGACGGACCACAAACGTACCtgctttttgttgttccgGTGCGTCATCTCCGACAGCATGATGTGATCCGCCTTTAGAAGTCGCGACTTCACGGAAAGGAACATCTGAGCTGCCCGCTTGTTCAAGACGCGCTCCTCAAACTGCTCGATCGTCTCGTCCACCTGTTGCTCATCGTTTGGCTGCGCCTACAAAGGGCGATCGAGTTAGGAAGGAAGTCTATAGTTTATGCGCTCATTTTCCATGCGCGATTAACAATACTTACCGGTCCCACGGATGGGGAGAATTCGTAATCAGCGTTCCAATCATTGGCAATCTCCTCAGACGCATTGCCATCAAAGCCCATGTTTGAGAAACCTTCCATTCCCGGTTCGTTCAGGATAGAGGACACCTGATCAGCTGGCAACGCCGGTATCTGATCGATATGCTCCAGCGACGAATGGTGCGGTGTCATCGCACCGTGATCGAGCGCATGCGGCGTCATGCCGCCTCCAAGATCGCCGTGATGCAGACCGGCAGGTGTGAGGCCTCCACCATGGTGAAGATCGCTTGGCGTGAGCCCACCGTGCACGAGACCCATCGGTGTAAGTCCACCGTGATCGAGCTGACCGGGCGTTAGCGGGAGCATGCCCGGGGTCGGAGGCATAAGGTGCGGATGGTTCGGGCTCGCCAAATTTCCCAACCCGGGCGTCGCCGGCGGGGGCATGAACGCGGACGAAGAAGAGTGAGTTGCTTCGGCTGCACCAAGCGTATCATCTCGCATCTCTAACGAAGCAGGCGTCGGGGGCGGCATTTCGGGTGCTCCGCTTCGTATCTGATCAGAGCTTCCAGAATTCTCCAGTGAACCGGCTGCAGGTGGCGTGGTAGCCGCAACTTCTGGTatctgtttccgttttctaCCACGTTTACCCGCCGCACCCTGGGGAGGTGTTTCAGGTCGCTCAATTGGTAGCTCCACGCCCAGCACATCGAGTGGACCAAGAACGGAAAAGTCCTCGATGGCGATCCAGCGCGAGATAAGATGTCGCTGGtagtttttaaacaaacatcggGCCGGAATGTCGCGCGAAGGGAGGGCAAACAACTTTTCTACGCCGCCGGTCTCTTTCCAGTACATAAGCCGCTTGGTAGGAGGCGCAAGGTCCAGTGTCGTCACAATATCGGACGTGTTTGCCAGCTGACTCTTCATCTCCTCGCCGGATATGTTTTTAACTTCATCGACGATCAGTTTACGCTTTCGTTTCGACTTCGTTGTACCTTTCAGAGCCGTCGCGTCAACCGGAGCAAGGGCAAAACTTTCCTCCTCATTGTTCAGCAACGTCGATTGATCCGGAAGCCCATCCTCCCCGACAGCTTCCCTGTCTTCATCTCCGTGCCTCGCACCATCGCCTATAGTTGGGAGGCCTGATTCCGAATAGTGCTGTTGCTGCCCAGCTGTATCTTTGCTAGTGCCCGGCGGAAGCGATGCTCCATCAAGCAAAGTATTGGCCATAATCGGGGAGGGAGGTCGTGAATTGTCCGTGCTGGGCGCTGGTGAGGGCGCTCCGGCCATATCGaaatgatcatcatcatcgtcgtccgacTCTCCATCTTGTCGTTGTGTAACTGCTGAAGGAAGCTCCGGTTCGGGAGCTATTGGCGCATCAGCAAATATATCGCCCTCAAACAATCCGGCCGCAGGTTCTATGCAAAGAGAAAGTATACACCAATCAATCGTAAGACCAGACCGGACCACATTTTGCGTGATACTTACGTCCTCCAAAATCTTCATCACcgaaattatcatcatcagcgtgaGCGTCAATGGAATCGAGTAACGATCGCGAAGTGCCAGGCATCGGTTCCTTCTCCTGGTCCAAATCCGGTGGACGCGTAACCGTGTCCGTGAACAGATCATCCTATATGGAaggaatgtttgaaaattatgcaTTAAAAACAGCCAAAAACCAGATGTCCAtctaattaattgaattatcaATTAGCGCATAAAAGGATTTTGGGAACGCTTCAAAACTGTACTCCGGCGAATATCTCATgaatagaaattaaaaaaaacagcaaaagagAACATATAGCTCGTTTTGACGGAAATCTCTGGCCAAAAAGAACTAATTTGAAAtatcaaaaagaaaatcatcgCATTATAAAACAGTGTTGGTTTGGGTAATAGCATTCCTTCCAGTGTCATAGCAGTATGATCAGAGTATATAAACATTTCGTAGACATGAACTGaagtaacatttttttcgTGAAGGCTTAGTAAATGCATAATCATAGTAAGCAAGGCAGTATGATGCCAGCACATTTTGGATTTCAGCGCGCTTTTAAAACCTATTCCACACATAGAAAAATACCAATTGTCAGCGATTTTAAATATTCGGGACCTcaatttgatcgattttcatGTTCCTTCCTTCAACAAGTCTCAGCACAATtaaactaaaacaataaataaaatagacacataaaaaaatgtcgTTTCTTAACGGACACATGTGAACGGCAAGAGTAATAAACAATATGAAAGCGCTCAcaacattgcaaaacaaaaactataaCGGAATCAAGCCGAATGCACTCAGAGGTAAACATGAGCGTGGTAAACGATCGTTAAGAGCAACCAAAGCAGCTTTACACGAAAAAAGTGGTTCGGACTCTGGGGCTGATCGGTATGAAAGCTCGACGCTCACCCAAAACGCTTGATTGAGTAGTGTTTCAATGTTGTTCTTTGGTTACTTTTTGCATTTGGCGTTGTTACTTTCATTTCCGAGCAAAACCAACACGGTCCTTACTTACTAGGTAATCGTTCCAGCGGCCCTCGGTATCATTTGCGGAAGGCCTCGGAAGGGCATTTCCGCCGGCCTCGGGGCAGATGGATGCCTGCGAAGGAGTACAGGAACGCGGAAGTTCCTCACCTCGAGCAGCGTCCGGTCGTTGGTGCTTATCCCCGCGACGTACAGTGCCCGCTGGTTCGTGCATCTTGCAGGCATGAAGAAGCCGCAAAAATTGACGCCGACCAATTTGCCGTAGGCCGCAAAAAGGAGCGAACGTACGCACGATCCAGAAGGTgacccaaccgaaccgaacgacaGCGAGGGAAAGTATGGACGTTTTATTTAGGTGCGAAAGCACGTAAGGCATTTGATGGCGGaaccgaaatggaacgaacCGATCGCAATCATAACTACCAAGGCCGACAAATTTCAAAAGGAAGTAACCAAACCATTtcaagaaaaatgggaaaactgaaacaaaatcatTGATACTTGGCAGCAACAAATAAGTTAAAGCGAATCTTTTTGACGCAGAAAGAAGATTAGCGAAAGTCTATGAAAGACTTCGATTTCTCAAATGTTCCAAATTGTTATTCCCAAATACGTTTAATCTTCTGTTTGGAAATTTTGCATTCAGAGACGCCTTCAGGTGCACCCCTGAACAGAGGTCATCCAACACATCTTGCTTCTGAGTCAATTGGAAGAAAGTATTTGTTGTACAAAATAACCGTTACAAAATACAGACAAAACAGACCGGTGCTAACGAGCTAAAGCCGTCAATAGAATCCTCGGTAAACAACatcgtgttttgtttaccATCCCACAACTGGTGCAGTTTCCCCGCTCGGGATAGTATTCTTCTTCCAACCTACCTCCATCTGGTCGTCCATTCGGTCTCGAACCATGTCGGGTGCATCGTCGAATCCCATGTCGCCGAAACCATCATCGTGGATGTTGAGCGACAGTGTTCCGTAATCTTCTCGCATCGTAATTTCGTCCGCCCGGGACTGATTGATGGAGAAATGGGCCTCAATGTCGACGTCGTTCAGTTCCGGCAACGGAGTATCAAAATCGTGGAACACCTCCGGCAGCGTAATGGCATTAACCGCCGCCTCGCGGTGCTCCTCCGGGAGATCCACCATTCCGGGCCGGAAAGCCATCTAAAATGCGgaacaaataaaacggaaTTATATGGAAATCGCACCGACCAGTTACAGGAGCTACAGCGCATACCTTAATTTTGACGAATGCCTCATTGCAATCGGCCAACAAATATTTAGCCTTGCGGGCATAGATTCGAACCACACCGAGCAGCAAGTGGCCAGAGGTTCGGAGGGCCAGCTTCACCTTCGGCTGCATGATTCCGTCGACGCTCTGTTCGATGTTCGTCTCAAAGACGTGCGCCTTGGTGATTTTCTTGTCCCAGTGCGCCGC encodes the following:
- the LOC131212384 gene encoding double-strand-break repair protein rad21 homolog, whose amino-acid sequence is MFYAHIVLAKKGPLARIWLAAHWDKKITKAHVFETNIEQSVDGIMQPKVKLALRTSGHLLLGVVRIYARKAKYLLADCNEAFVKIKMAFRPGMVDLPEEHREAAVNAITLPEVFHDFDTPLPELNDVDIEAHFSINQSRADEITMREDYGTLSLNIHDDGFGDMGFDDAPDMVRDRMDDQMEDDLFTDTVTRPPDLDQEKEPMPGTSRSLLDSIDAHADDDNFGDEDFGGQPAAGLFEGDIFADAPIAPEPELPSAVTQRQDGESDDDDDDHFDMAGAPSPAPSTDNSRPPSPIMANTLLDGASLPPGTSKDTAGQQQHYSESGLPTIGDGARHGDEDREAVGEDGLPDQSTLLNNEEESFALAPVDATALKGTTKSKRKRKLIVDEVKNISGEEMKSQLANTSDIVTTLDLAPPTKRLMYWKETGGVEKLFALPSRDIPARCLFKNYQRHLISRWIAIEDFSVLGPLDVLGVELPIERPETPPQGAAGKRGRKRKQIPEVAATTPPAAGSLENSGSSDQIRSGAPEMPPPTPASLEMRDDTLGAAEATHSSSSAFMPPPATPGLGNLASPNHPHLMPPTPGMLPLTPGQLDHGGLTPMGLVHGGLTPSDLHHGGGLTPAGLHHGDLGGGMTPHALDHGAMTPHHSSLEHIDQIPALPADQVSSILNEPGMEGFSNMGFDGNASEEIANDWNADYEFSPSVGPAQPNDEQQVDETIEQFEERVLNKRAAQMFLSVKSRLLKADHIMLSEMTHRNNKKQAAQKFYSLLVLKKFKALEIAQKQAFDDIVVTRGPMFDNPKL